The Globicephala melas chromosome 20, mGloMel1.2, whole genome shotgun sequence genome contains a region encoding:
- the LOC115843795 gene encoding keratin, type I cytoskeletal 15 has protein sequence MSATFLQTSSSTFGGGSTWGGSLMAGGGGFGGGSLCGGGGSRSVSASSARFFSSGSAGGYGGGFSGGAASGLGGGFGGGFGDFGGGGLLSGNEKLTMQNLNDRLASYLEKVRALEEANADLEVKIRNWYQKQSPSSPEHDYSPYFKTIEELRDKILAATIDNSRVSLEIDNSRLAVDDFRLKYENELALRQSMEADINGLRRVLDELTLARADLELQTESLNEELAYLRKNHEEEMKEFSNQLAGQVNVEMDAAPGVDLTHVLAEMREQYEAMAEKNRRDAEAWFFSKTEELNKEVASNTEMIQTSKTEIVDLRRTVQGLEMELQSQLSKKAGLESRLAETECRYALQLQQIQGFISSIEARLSELRSEMECQSQEYKMLLDTKARLEQEIATYRSLLEGQDARMAGIGTREASLGGGGSGKVLINVEESVDGKVVSSRKRDI, from the exons ATGAGCGCCACATTTCTGCAGACTTCTTCCTCCACCTTTGGGGGTGGCTCGACCTGGGGCGGTTCCCTCATGGCTGGCGGAGGGGGCTTTGGGGGGGGGAGTCTCTGTGGGGGAGGTGGGAGCCGCAGTGTCTCAGCTTCTTCTGCCAGGTTTTTCTCCTCGGGGTCAGCAGGGGGCTATGGGGGCGGCTTCAGTGGAGGGGCTGCTAGTGGTTTGGGTGGAGGCTTTGGTGGTGGCTTTGGTGACTTCGGCGGTGGCGGTCTCCTCTCTGGCAACGAGAAGCTCACCATGCAGAACCTCAACGACCGCCTGGCCTCCTACCTGGAGAAGGTGCGCGCCCTGGAGGAGGCCAACGCTGACCTGGAGGTGAAGATCCGCAACTGGTACCAGAAGCAGAGCCCAAGCAGCCCGGAGCATGACTACAGCCCCTACTTCAAGACCATCGAAGAACTCCGAGACAAG ATCCTGGCGGCCACCATCGACAACTCCCGGGTTAGCCTGGAGATCGACAACTCCAGGCTGGCCGTGGATGACTTCAGACTCAA gTATGAGAACGAGCTGGCCCTGCGCCAGAGCATGGAGGCTGACATCAACGGCCTCCGCAGGGTGCTGGACGAGCTGACCCTGGCCAGAGCCGACCTGGAGCTGCAGACTGAGAGCCTGAACGAGGAGCTGGCCTACCTCCGGAAGAACCACGAGGAA GAGATGAAGGAGTTCAGCAACCAGCTGGCTGGCCAGGTCAACGTGGAGATGGACGCAGCACCGGGCGTGGACCTGACCCACGTGCTGGCGGAGATGAGGGAGCAGTACGAGGCCATGGCGGAGAAGAACCGCCGGGATGCCGAGGCCTGGTTCTTCAGCAAG ACAGAGGAGCTGAATAAGGAGGTGGCCTCCAACACAGAGATGATCCAGACCAGCAAGACGGAGATCGTAGACCTGAGACGCACGGTgcaggggctggagatggagctgCAGTCCCAGCTCAGCAAG AAAGCCGGGCTGGAGAGCAGGCTGGCGGAGACCGAGTGCCGCTACGCCCTGCAGCTGCAGCAGATCCAGGGCTTCATCAGCAGCATCGAGGCCCGGCTGAGCGAGCTCCGCAGTGAGATGGAGTGCCAGAGCCAGGAGTACAAGATGCTGCTGGACACCAAGGCGCGGCTGGAGCAGGAGATCGCCACCTACCGCAGCCTGCTGGAGGGCCAGGATGCCAG AATGGCTGGCATTGGTACCAGAGAAG CCTCCCTGGGAGGTGGTGGCAGCGGCAAAGTCCTCATCAATGTTGAGGAGTCAGTGGATGGGAAGGTGGTTTCTTCTCGAAAGAGAGACATCTAA